In Maridesulfovibrio sp., a single genomic region encodes these proteins:
- a CDS encoding LysR substrate-binding domain-containing protein: MYVFVMETRQLKYFVTVAEELHFGNAAKRLHISQPPLSQQIMKFEDELGVRLFERNKRSVSLTAAGRALLEDARGILASLERAESNLHEIVSGRGGRLRLGYISPALETPFTGIIREFKAAYPGVDLSLKEMFTNDQLTALRNHEIDAGIVRLYHHDVSDLEIIAYHRERYSLIVPAEHRFAAQRSVAMAELAGEPLVFFPRESQPRLYDEWMRIFHENGFTPDIVQNAGTKTAALALVAARVGLSIVPESMARRNTDGVVFCQLEGEYPELEFYVVYRKNDDLAALANFSGIVRQVSGLS, from the coding sequence TTGTATGTATTTGTTATGGAAACACGCCAACTGAAATATTTCGTTACCGTGGCAGAGGAGCTGCATTTCGGAAATGCCGCGAAGAGGCTGCATATCTCTCAGCCACCGCTGAGCCAGCAGATCATGAAGTTCGAGGATGAGCTCGGTGTGCGGTTGTTTGAGCGTAACAAAAGGTCGGTTTCGCTTACTGCCGCAGGCCGGGCTCTGCTTGAGGACGCCCGCGGGATACTTGCTTCACTTGAGCGGGCCGAGTCCAATCTGCACGAGATTGTTTCCGGCCGGGGTGGCCGGTTGCGGCTGGGATACATCAGTCCGGCACTCGAAACTCCGTTCACCGGAATCATACGCGAGTTCAAAGCTGCCTATCCCGGAGTGGACCTCTCCTTAAAAGAGATGTTCACCAACGATCAGCTCACTGCCCTGCGCAACCATGAGATAGATGCCGGTATTGTCAGACTCTACCATCACGATGTCAGTGATCTGGAGATAATAGCTTACCACCGCGAACGTTATTCCCTTATCGTGCCTGCAGAGCACAGGTTCGCAGCGCAGAGATCCGTTGCCATGGCGGAACTTGCCGGTGAACCGCTCGTTTTTTTTCCGCGCGAAAGCCAGCCACGCCTTTATGATGAATGGATGCGCATCTTTCACGAAAACGGTTTTACGCCTGATATAGTCCAGAATGCCGGGACAAAAACAGCTGCTCTGGCACTTGTTGCCGCGCGCGTGGGCTTATCCATCGTTCCCGAAAGCATGGCTCGGCGAAATACGGACGGTGTTGTTTTTTGTCAGCTTGAAGGAGAGTATCCTGAATTGGAATTTTATGTGGTGTATCGGAAAAATGATGACCTCGCAGCACTGGCCAATTTTTCCGGAATAGTGCGGCAGGTCTCTGGTTTATCGTGA
- a CDS encoding TIGR04372 family glycosyltransferase: MDASAKNSMIPFYAGILSLKPEEKAVLLRRLGAKALRASDEEKFAFARAAIACGAVGMAAEAVQGIENVPELVTAFLEDSVALPDSGENGVLKISDCSSEMDPDPARIMVDGICSCCSAPVKLDILSPRIGRSGFLCPHCLAALEIDVDEIRPYLEEAFSSHMKELENRLRRRQLSSRDCVHLVQLADAVSPWLLVRFGVMRSERIGHFALNTEKYLSERAAGITNPDTFDFLGDNHPVSNRFMSRMWQRVVRYSPVASVIAPMLAPDSPYNTEKDLRGNNGRDEHMLFHRAAPELSFTEREKEMALNELERMGIGQDAQYICLNVRDGAYLKSHLKHRDWSYHDFRDSDIETYEDVALALAEKGMFVLRMGAKTSSRFEVDHPRIIDYSNLYRSEFMDVFLCATCKFMISTGTGIDGIAFIFRRPVLYVNYAQAGAVVDWEPRSVTMFKRFFWKDSGRELSLKELFSCGVSRVGHKEELDVLGVALKDNSPYELKMAGLEMNDLVEMDFKVPLTDVQREANTIVRPNGNMLGRLSGQYLQTVMLSPGSDNLKSSGKVDL; this comes from the coding sequence TTGGATGCCAGTGCAAAGAACAGTATGATTCCTTTTTATGCCGGAATCCTGTCTTTAAAGCCGGAGGAGAAGGCCGTCCTGCTTCGAAGGCTTGGTGCGAAGGCTCTGAGGGCTTCGGATGAGGAAAAATTTGCTTTTGCCAGGGCGGCAATTGCCTGCGGTGCAGTAGGGATGGCTGCCGAAGCAGTACAGGGAATTGAAAATGTCCCGGAATTAGTGACAGCTTTTCTGGAAGACAGCGTTGCACTCCCTGATTCCGGCGAAAATGGCGTGCTGAAAATTTCGGATTGTTCCTCGGAAATGGACCCTGATCCGGCACGGATTATGGTTGACGGAATCTGCTCCTGCTGTTCGGCGCCGGTCAAGCTGGATATTCTCAGCCCCCGTATAGGACGGAGCGGTTTTCTCTGTCCGCACTGTCTGGCGGCTCTTGAAATTGATGTGGATGAGATACGTCCATATCTTGAGGAAGCCTTCAGCAGTCATATGAAGGAACTTGAAAATAGGCTGCGGCGCAGACAGCTTTCTTCCCGTGACTGCGTTCACCTTGTTCAACTTGCTGACGCTGTTTCTCCATGGCTTCTGGTGCGCTTCGGGGTTATGAGAAGCGAGCGGATAGGCCACTTTGCTCTGAATACGGAAAAATATCTCAGTGAACGGGCTGCGGGTATTACCAATCCGGATACATTTGATTTTCTGGGCGACAACCACCCTGTCTCGAACCGTTTCATGAGCAGGATGTGGCAGAGAGTGGTTCGTTATTCGCCTGTGGCAAGCGTCATTGCTCCGATGCTTGCTCCGGACAGTCCGTATAATACCGAGAAAGATCTGCGCGGTAATAACGGCCGTGATGAACATATGCTTTTTCATAGGGCTGCTCCTGAACTTTCGTTCACGGAGCGTGAAAAGGAAATGGCCTTAAATGAACTTGAGCGTATGGGCATAGGGCAGGACGCTCAGTATATCTGCCTTAATGTTCGGGATGGAGCCTACCTGAAGTCGCATTTGAAACACCGGGATTGGAGCTATCATGATTTTCGCGATTCGGACATAGAGACATATGAAGATGTTGCTTTGGCTCTTGCGGAAAAAGGGATGTTTGTTTTGCGCATGGGGGCTAAGACGTCTTCTCGTTTTGAGGTGGATCACCCTAGAATAATTGATTATTCAAATTTATACCGTTCTGAGTTTATGGATGTGTTCTTGTGCGCGACTTGCAAGTTCATGATTTCTACCGGAACCGGAATTGACGGAATAGCATTCATTTTTAGGAGACCCGTACTATATGTCAACTATGCTCAGGCAGGAGCTGTGGTGGATTGGGAGCCTCGTTCGGTTACAATGTTCAAAAGATTTTTTTGGAAGGATTCCGGTAGGGAGCTAAGTTTGAAGGAACTGTTTAGCTGCGGGGTTTCCAGAGTTGGACACAAAGAGGAACTTGATGTTTTAGGTGTGGCTTTGAAAGACAACTCACCCTATGAGCTTAAAATGGCCGGTCTTGAAATGAATGATCTTGTTGAAATGGATTTCAAGGTTCCGTTGACGGATGTTCAGCGTGAAGCAAATACCATAGTCCGCCCAAACGGGAATATGCTGGGCCGGCTTTCCGGGCAGTATCTGCAGACGGTTATGCTTAGTCCGGGTTCAGATAATTTGAAGTCGTCAGGGAAGGTTGACTTGTGA
- a CDS encoding N-acetylneuraminate synthase family protein yields the protein MRPLFIAEVSSNHACDLNRCFKFIEASAKTGCDGVKFQLFKVDKLFAPEILIQSEEHRRRRQWELPEEFIPKIAGKCRECGIGFSCTPFYLEAVDVLVPYVDFFKIASYELLWDDLLIACAQTGKPVVLSTGMADMDEISAAVDVLRIGGCRDLTLLHCVSGYPAPHDQANLAAMDLMKKKFSCKTGWSDHTVEEGVIYRAVHKYEAGMIEFHLDLDKHGAEFSSGHCWLPEQVERMIRNVRIGFGADGDGRKIPVAAELPDRDWRADPGDGLRPLKSVRKLWERGTDTNDACNHSGS from the coding sequence ATGCGTCCTTTGTTTATAGCCGAAGTTTCCAGCAATCATGCCTGCGATCTGAACAGATGTTTCAAATTTATTGAAGCATCGGCCAAAACAGGTTGTGACGGGGTAAAGTTTCAATTATTCAAAGTCGATAAGCTTTTTGCCCCGGAGATTCTAATACAGAGTGAAGAACATCGCCGGCGCAGGCAGTGGGAACTACCGGAAGAGTTTATCCCGAAAATTGCAGGGAAATGCAGGGAATGCGGAATCGGTTTTTCCTGTACCCCGTTTTATCTGGAAGCGGTGGACGTTTTGGTTCCGTATGTGGATTTTTTCAAGATAGCTTCCTATGAACTGCTTTGGGATGACCTGCTTATAGCCTGTGCACAAACCGGAAAACCGGTTGTTTTATCTACCGGGATGGCCGATATGGACGAGATTTCCGCAGCGGTGGACGTTTTGCGTATAGGCGGATGCCGCGACCTGACCCTGCTGCACTGTGTTTCGGGTTATCCTGCACCGCACGATCAGGCCAATCTGGCCGCAATGGATTTGATGAAAAAGAAATTCAGTTGCAAAACGGGCTGGTCTGACCATACTGTGGAGGAAGGGGTTATTTACCGGGCGGTACACAAGTATGAAGCCGGCATGATTGAATTTCATCTTGATTTGGATAAGCATGGCGCTGAATTCTCATCCGGACATTGCTGGTTGCCTGAACAGGTGGAAAGGATGATCCGTAATGTCAGGATCGGATTCGGGGCTGACGGCGATGGCCGGAAAATTCCGGTTGCGGCCGAACTGCCTGACCGGGACTGGCGGGCTGATCCTGGAGACGGGCTAAGGCCATTGAAGTCGGTAAGAAAATTGTGGGAAAGAGGGACCGACACTAACGATGCATGCAACCATTCGGGCTCTTGA
- a CDS encoding 6-hydroxymethylpterin diphosphokinase MptE-like protein, translated as MFNTFVGIEEFVDDGDSLCFFLGIKPPQELPRPRRLYFSEASEKVMQVVKDLPVKLFVNGISIIINPDTYEHEKKYIDAIQRHLAYIYAKFVLFPQRSFTIPDKLGVRSEQSSFYLAREIVNAKNLPLHLRYPLCDVLKSAEVTAPVLILLAGPSLHKIGPYLKELRKKCLIICIARSLPFCLEHDCPPDFVVHLDTDLRMKHLFPSNQTCSETFLVALSGTNIIDVADKFAGVFFKESFNPHITKNEYRLRESWLSCAISCFGLAEALGSSTVYIAGGDHSWAHESNSGFNYTDDGIVAEVKHHGPVRAYNKNFNEIDSKEPPYGVFQVPDVNGNSVFTYFHYFAIAQELNMVAEEFLKRGVRCQRLTPSGILDKDLFPVVDMEQLATCDDLDRAGIFESLRRVDVQNNPIDGQLLEDISHRMLLQVEQNASLLKFKFYQYESIRTAIQGTDQAALDAILDEFRAHPYFQSIMRASNTSKFQYVDSEHGAVRLTVECSRHWAEELGKGLAYVRFLNLLDTGEIRFCSVEAFPNAEFYLLQKQFPESEFMKRVVVIPGILQKTVAAERNEFPYTSFLVNICNAFYIISDQVVEEFNYLLKMAPRENYLTMSELSVIFPKLKE; from the coding sequence ATGTTCAATACGTTTGTAGGGATAGAAGAGTTTGTAGATGATGGGGATTCTCTGTGTTTTTTTCTGGGCATAAAACCTCCACAGGAGTTGCCGCGTCCACGCAGACTGTATTTCTCGGAAGCTTCTGAAAAAGTGATGCAGGTTGTTAAAGATCTTCCTGTAAAATTGTTTGTGAATGGCATTTCCATCATTATTAATCCAGATACGTATGAGCATGAAAAAAAATATATAGACGCAATACAGAGACATCTGGCGTATATTTATGCCAAGTTCGTACTTTTTCCGCAGAGAAGTTTTACTATCCCCGACAAGTTGGGAGTGCGGTCAGAACAGTCTTCGTTTTATCTTGCTAGGGAAATAGTCAATGCAAAGAATTTGCCTCTTCACCTGCGATATCCTCTTTGTGATGTCCTCAAAAGTGCTGAAGTAACGGCTCCTGTGCTTATTCTGCTAGCAGGCCCGAGTCTGCATAAAATTGGGCCGTATTTGAAAGAGTTGAGGAAAAAATGTCTGATAATCTGCATTGCCCGCTCATTGCCTTTTTGTCTTGAACATGATTGTCCTCCCGATTTTGTGGTTCATCTGGATACTGACCTCAGAATGAAGCATCTTTTTCCTTCGAATCAAACATGTTCTGAAACTTTCTTGGTTGCCCTTTCCGGGACAAATATCATCGATGTTGCAGACAAGTTTGCGGGAGTTTTTTTTAAGGAAAGTTTTAACCCGCATATTACAAAGAATGAATATCGGCTAAGGGAGTCGTGGCTCAGCTGTGCCATTTCCTGTTTCGGTTTGGCGGAGGCTCTTGGGAGCAGCACTGTTTATATCGCCGGAGGGGATCACTCATGGGCTCACGAGAGTAATTCCGGCTTTAATTATACTGATGATGGTATTGTTGCAGAGGTTAAACACCATGGCCCAGTCCGGGCCTATAACAAGAATTTTAATGAGATAGATAGCAAAGAGCCTCCTTATGGGGTGTTTCAAGTTCCTGATGTCAATGGGAATAGTGTTTTTACCTATTTTCATTATTTCGCGATAGCTCAGGAACTTAATATGGTGGCTGAAGAATTTTTGAAACGGGGTGTCCGTTGTCAGCGCCTGACTCCCTCGGGGATATTGGATAAAGATCTTTTCCCGGTTGTTGACATGGAGCAGCTTGCAACGTGTGACGATCTTGATCGAGCAGGTATTTTTGAGAGTCTCCGGCGTGTTGACGTTCAGAACAATCCTATTGATGGGCAACTCTTGGAAGATATTTCGCATAGAATGTTGCTGCAGGTAGAGCAAAACGCATCTCTTCTAAAATTTAAATTTTATCAATATGAATCGATAAGAACTGCTATCCAGGGAACCGATCAGGCTGCGCTTGATGCTATCCTTGATGAATTTCGAGCTCATCCGTATTTTCAGTCCATTATGCGTGCCTCTAATACTTCTAAATTTCAATATGTTGACAGCGAGCATGGTGCTGTTCGTCTTACGGTTGAATGCAGCAGGCACTGGGCTGAAGAATTAGGCAAAGGATTGGCTTATGTCCGTTTTTTAAATCTATTAGATACCGGTGAGATACGCTTTTGCTCTGTTGAGGCGTTCCCAAATGCTGAATTTTACTTATTGCAAAAGCAGTTTCCGGAATCTGAGTTTATGAAGCGTGTTGTTGTTATTCCAGGCATTCTCCAAAAAACAGTGGCAGCGGAAAGGAATGAGTTTCCATACACTAGTTTTCTTGTAAATATTTGCAATGCATTCTACATCATTTCGGATCAGGTTGTAGAAGAGTTCAACTATCTTTTGAAAATGGCTCCGAGGGAGAATTATCTTACAATGTCAGAGCTATCCGTAATTTTCCCCAAGTTGAAAGAGTGA
- a CDS encoding sugar nucleotide-binding protein has protein sequence MNGKILVTGGGGLIGAYLRSLGGSRIVCIDRAELDISDLSEFESILSGNDISWVVNCAGSAHGNDRELFAINAFCPMDMAKICSKLNVGFAFLSTARVFGVGEGPFAEDVVPCPYDSYGLSKYVGEQLVTRELSAGRYYIFRVGMVLGNVSGRNADKQIVTRLVDKGRRGQNVRAAADSWTSVVHAGCVAERILMCIDSCLPNGIYHISGADCISIFDLINTVFERLSLPGRVERASSREFSSSLPIPPSAQALKSLMISDCGDCLQAIEKYCSEQGR, from the coding sequence TTGAATGGGAAAATTCTTGTTACCGGAGGAGGAGGGCTTATTGGCGCCTATCTCCGATCTTTGGGAGGAAGCCGTATAGTCTGTATTGACCGGGCTGAGTTGGATATTTCTGATCTATCAGAATTTGAATCCATTCTTTCCGGAAATGATATATCATGGGTCGTTAATTGTGCAGGCTCAGCACATGGAAATGACAGGGAATTGTTTGCCATTAATGCTTTTTGTCCAATGGACATGGCTAAAATTTGTTCAAAATTAAATGTCGGTTTTGCTTTTTTGAGTACAGCGCGTGTATTTGGAGTTGGCGAAGGTCCATTTGCGGAAGACGTTGTCCCATGCCCATACGATTCATACGGTCTTAGCAAATATGTGGGTGAGCAGCTTGTTACAAGAGAGTTGTCAGCGGGCAGGTATTACATTTTCAGAGTCGGCATGGTGTTGGGAAACGTTTCCGGCCGGAATGCGGACAAGCAGATAGTGACAAGATTGGTGGATAAGGGACGCCGTGGGCAAAATGTCCGTGCCGCTGCAGACTCTTGGACTTCCGTTGTTCATGCCGGTTGTGTGGCAGAAAGAATTTTGATGTGTATCGACTCCTGCTTGCCCAACGGGATATATCACATTTCCGGAGCTGATTGTATTTCCATTTTTGACCTTATAAATACCGTTTTTGAACGTCTGAGTTTGCCGGGAAGAGTTGAACGAGCATCTTCCAGAGAGTTCTCTTCTTCTTTACCTATTCCTCCCAGTGCTCAGGCTCTGAAATCATTGATGATTTCTGATTGCGGAGATTGCCTGCAGGCTATAGAAAAATATTGTTCTGAACAGGGGCGGTAA
- a CDS encoding class I SAM-dependent methyltransferase → MISSIGHKGVTSDLKPWHTIGNFIFCNKCGHSQKEICEEWIADAEKIYTNYESCPLGEGREQLVFRDSGLKGARFSVLLDKLFEVVDIPAEGKILDIGCSCGRFLHRFSERRPDWECYGYEYELRSDDVFALHGVEKVYSGELSKIDKKFDLVVMTHVIEHLLEPVEILKSVYHLINETGWLFVQAPCFVSNPFDLVIRDHCSHFTTQSLKTVANLGGFSLIEIMDDWVPREIGFIARKDNSVLNQVVNNTGSGSIRSSLEFLSNLLDKVKSVSNGRPFGVLGASISGLWLAHSLDRDVDFFGDEDLARQGDELMGIPIFSVDNIPTGSTVVVPFSSLTAESIVKRLKARRQDIRFILP, encoded by the coding sequence GTGATTAGTTCAATCGGCCATAAAGGAGTAACGTCAGATTTAAAGCCTTGGCATACAATTGGTAATTTCATTTTTTGCAATAAATGCGGGCATAGTCAAAAGGAAATTTGTGAGGAGTGGATTGCTGACGCCGAAAAAATATATACAAATTATGAGTCATGCCCTCTAGGAGAGGGGAGAGAGCAGCTTGTCTTTAGGGATAGTGGGCTTAAAGGAGCCAGGTTTTCAGTACTGCTTGATAAATTGTTTGAGGTTGTTGATATCCCTGCAGAAGGAAAAATTCTTGATATAGGGTGTTCCTGTGGTAGGTTTTTGCATCGTTTTTCTGAAAGGAGACCAGACTGGGAATGTTATGGGTATGAGTATGAATTAAGATCTGACGATGTCTTCGCATTGCATGGGGTAGAAAAAGTTTATTCCGGAGAGTTGAGCAAGATTGATAAAAAGTTTGATCTTGTTGTGATGACCCATGTAATAGAACATTTACTTGAGCCCGTTGAAATACTGAAGTCTGTTTACCACTTGATCAATGAGACCGGATGGCTGTTTGTTCAGGCGCCATGTTTTGTCAGTAATCCTTTTGATTTGGTTATTAGAGATCACTGCTCTCATTTTACTACACAATCCTTGAAAACGGTCGCCAATCTTGGTGGGTTTTCGCTTATCGAAATAATGGACGATTGGGTTCCCCGTGAGATTGGATTTATTGCTCGGAAAGATAATTCAGTGTTAAATCAAGTGGTAAACAATACTGGTTCCGGTTCTATTAGAAGTTCTTTGGAATTCCTAAGTAATTTGTTGGACAAGGTGAAGTCCGTGAGTAATGGACGTCCTTTTGGGGTTCTGGGGGCCTCTATTTCAGGCCTTTGGTTGGCTCATTCGCTGGATAGAGATGTTGATTTTTTTGGTGACGAGGATCTTGCAAGACAGGGAGATGAGCTTATGGGGATACCTATCTTTTCTGTAGACAATATCCCTACAGGCAGCACTGTAGTCGTTCCCTTTTCATCTTTGACGGCTGAATCGATAGTGAAAAGATTAAAGGCCAGACGGCAGGACATCCGTTTTATTCTTCCGTAG
- a CDS encoding PfkB family carbohydrate kinase, giving the protein MTSKAERKIKTIAELAEIAAGLRGKGKRIVLCHGVFDLLHIGHIRYLSQAKEHGDVLIVSLTPDCYVDKGPDRPAFTERLRAEALASLGETDYVTINEWPTAEETLRLIRPHVYAKGDEFKNVDDDPTGKIGPEADVVKEIGAELVFTSDIVFSSSNLINRYLAKNSKELDEYLKMFRARFDLDHVLEVIDDMQDLSVLVVGDTILDEYQITSTLGKSSKDPILALKYQSHELYAGGALAVANHVANFAGKVGLLSMLGDTDRYEDFIRGKLNPLIEPHFATRPDSPTTLKRRFVDAYSLSKVMEIYMMNDDPLPRRVEEELVEKLQNLFNGYDLVLVADFGHGLITPALVKLLSERAPYLAVNTQANAGNRGFNTIGKYPRVDFFSLAEHELRLETRDQVGSFRSLLSGVGDSLGASKGMVTQGGRGCCVWSDGDNFVRIPALNSDIVDRVGAGDALFSLAAMASFMNLKDELVGFVGNVAGSLAVQVMGNDKSVGKKAMRKYITATLK; this is encoded by the coding sequence ATGACCAGCAAAGCTGAGCGTAAGATAAAGACTATAGCCGAATTGGCCGAGATCGCAGCCGGGCTGCGGGGAAAGGGCAAAAGAATTGTTCTCTGCCACGGAGTCTTCGACCTGCTGCATATCGGGCACATCCGCTATCTTTCTCAGGCCAAAGAACATGGAGATGTGCTCATCGTAAGTCTTACCCCGGATTGCTACGTTGACAAGGGACCTGATCGACCCGCTTTTACAGAAAGACTTCGGGCCGAGGCCCTGGCATCCCTCGGTGAAACGGATTACGTGACCATTAATGAGTGGCCGACAGCTGAAGAGACCCTGCGTCTGATCCGTCCGCATGTTTATGCCAAGGGTGATGAATTCAAGAATGTTGATGACGATCCTACCGGTAAGATCGGTCCCGAGGCTGATGTTGTTAAGGAAATCGGCGCTGAGCTTGTTTTTACCTCCGACATCGTATTCAGCTCCTCGAATCTGATAAATCGCTATCTTGCCAAGAACAGTAAGGAGCTGGACGAATATCTCAAGATGTTCAGGGCCAGGTTCGATCTGGATCATGTCCTTGAAGTCATAGACGACATGCAGGATTTAAGCGTGCTGGTTGTCGGTGATACCATCCTTGATGAATACCAGATTACCTCCACGCTCGGTAAATCTTCAAAAGACCCTATTCTGGCTCTGAAATATCAGTCGCACGAGTTGTATGCCGGAGGTGCTCTGGCTGTTGCAAATCATGTAGCCAATTTTGCCGGAAAAGTAGGGCTGCTCTCCATGCTTGGCGATACTGACCGCTATGAAGATTTCATTCGCGGAAAATTGAATCCGCTGATCGAACCGCATTTTGCTACCCGTCCGGATTCTCCGACCACGCTGAAACGCCGCTTTGTAGATGCCTATTCCTTAAGCAAGGTCATGGAAATCTACATGATGAATGATGACCCACTACCCCGGCGGGTTGAGGAAGAACTTGTCGAAAAGCTGCAAAACCTGTTCAACGGCTATGACCTCGTGCTGGTGGCCGATTTCGGGCATGGTCTGATTACCCCCGCTCTGGTTAAGCTGCTCTCAGAACGCGCACCCTATCTGGCGGTCAATACTCAGGCCAATGCCGGTAACCGTGGATTCAACACCATAGGCAAGTATCCTCGTGTTGATTTCTTTTCTCTGGCGGAACATGAACTCCGTCTTGAAACAAGAGATCAGGTGGGCAGCTTCCGCAGCCTGCTTTCCGGGGTCGGCGACTCGCTTGGCGCATCAAAGGGTATGGTCACTCAGGGTGGGCGCGGGTGCTGCGTCTGGAGCGACGGGGATAACTTTGTTAGAATCCCGGCGCTCAATTCCGATATCGTTGACCGTGTGGGAGCAGGGGATGCGCTTTTTTCCCTTGCGGCCATGGCCAGTTTCATGAATCTCAAGGATGAACTGGTCGGGTTTGTAGGAAACGTGGCCGGTTCGCTGGCCGTTCAGGTCATGGGCAACGACAAATCCGTCGGGAAAAAAGCCATGCGCAAGTATATAACCGCAACTCTCAAATAA
- a CDS encoding SIS domain-containing protein: MWSRHTSDMQECLNALKVDCSADPMCSIDKGFCLWKERTVKLREEGRVIYLIGNGASASMASHFSADLAKNAHVHTQVFTDLALITALANDISYDQVFVEPLRRRMTPNDMLVGISSSGNSPNVVNACRFAAEIGASVVTVTAMKPDNKMRQIGDLNFWIPAYTYGMAETGHACILHYWMDSVSINQEG, translated from the coding sequence ATGTGGTCCCGTCATACTTCTGACATGCAAGAGTGCCTGAATGCTCTTAAGGTCGATTGCAGCGCCGATCCCATGTGTTCCATAGACAAAGGATTCTGCCTTTGGAAGGAAAGGACGGTTAAATTGCGAGAAGAAGGACGGGTTATTTACCTGATCGGCAACGGGGCCAGCGCATCCATGGCCAGTCACTTTTCGGCCGATCTGGCAAAAAATGCCCACGTTCACACTCAGGTTTTTACCGATCTGGCTCTGATTACCGCTCTGGCCAACGATATTTCCTATGATCAGGTCTTTGTGGAGCCCCTGCGCAGGCGTATGACCCCCAACGACATGCTGGTGGGGATCAGCAGTTCCGGCAATTCTCCCAATGTCGTCAACGCCTGCCGTTTTGCCGCCGAGATCGGGGCAAGTGTTGTCACTGTAACGGCAATGAAGCCGGACAACAAAATGCGTCAGATAGGTGATCTTAATTTCTGGATTCCGGCATATACCTACGGCATGGCCGAAACCGGGCACGCCTGCATTCTCCACTACTGGATGGATTCCGTTTCAATAAACCAAGAAGGATAG